One stretch of Chitinophagaceae bacterium DNA includes these proteins:
- a CDS encoding sorbosone dehydrogenase family protein — protein sequence MISVRNIIIGVVIFLFHNCSAQKKDEFLGISSLILPKGFTISVYAQNVVNARSMVMGTNGMLFVGSRDEGKVYGLKDTDGDFIVDTQYTIATGLKMPNGVAFKDGSLYVAEVSKLWRYDAIESRLLKSQPLDPKLIYDDYPTDRHHGWKYIAFGPDGKLYIPVGAPCNICESKNEIYATITRMNADATGREIVARGVRNTVGFTWHPKTKELWFTDNGGDNLGDDIPSCELNKVSSLKEHFGYPYCHEGEIADPEYGGKFPCSDFTTPMQKLGAHVAPLGLKFYTGKMFPQEYYESIFIAEHGSWNRSKKSGYRITNVKLQNGKAISYKPFIYGWLDESTQEAWGRPVDVLVLPDGSMLISDDKANCIYRVTYSQ from the coding sequence ATGATATCCGTAAGAAATATTATTATTGGAGTAGTTATTTTTTTATTTCATAACTGCTCTGCACAGAAGAAAGATGAGTTTTTAGGCATTTCATCTCTCATTTTACCTAAAGGGTTCACAATATCCGTCTATGCCCAAAATGTAGTCAATGCAAGGTCTATGGTTATGGGAACTAACGGAATGCTTTTTGTAGGGTCGCGAGATGAAGGAAAAGTATACGGATTAAAAGACACAGATGGAGATTTTATAGTGGATACACAATATACTATAGCCACAGGTTTGAAAATGCCGAATGGTGTTGCTTTCAAAGACGGCTCTCTGTATGTTGCGGAAGTAAGTAAATTGTGGCGTTATGATGCAATAGAATCTCGTTTGTTAAAATCACAACCATTAGATCCAAAACTCATATATGATGATTATCCTACTGATAGGCATCATGGATGGAAATATATTGCTTTTGGACCTGATGGGAAATTATACATTCCCGTAGGGGCACCTTGTAATATTTGTGAAAGTAAAAATGAGATATACGCCACTATTACGAGAATGAATGCCGATGCTACGGGGAGAGAAATTGTAGCGAGAGGGGTAAGAAATACTGTTGGTTTCACATGGCATCCAAAAACAAAAGAACTTTGGTTTACAGATAATGGAGGGGATAATTTAGGCGATGATATACCCAGCTGTGAGTTGAATAAAGTATCGTCTCTAAAAGAGCATTTTGGGTATCCATATTGTCATGAAGGAGAAATTGCTGACCCTGAATATGGAGGAAAGTTTCCTTGTAGTGACTTTACAACACCAATGCAGAAGTTAGGTGCGCATGTTGCTCCCCTTGGGCTTAAATTTTATACGGGAAAAATGTTTCCACAAGAATATTATGAAAGTATTTTTATTGCGGAGCATGGCTCTTGGAATAGATCTAAAAAAAGCGGCTATAGAATTACGAATGTAAAACTTCAAAATGGAAAAGCAATCTCTTATAAGCCCTTTATCTATGGATGGTTAGATGAATCAACACAAGAAGCGTGGGGAAGACCCGTTGATGTGCTTGTATTACCTGATGGTTCTATGCTCATATCGGATGATAAAGCAAATTGTATATACAGGGTCACCTATTCCCAATAA